The DNA region ATGGCGGCAGGAGCGATTCCTACAAAGCTTGGAACGCAGAAAATCAGTTCCCTGTTGATATCCTATGCAGTCCCTGGCATCATTGCCATGGCTGCATCGTCTCTTTATAACATGGTGGACAGAGCTTTCATCGGCCATATCGAAGAAGTCGGTCCTCTCGCCATCTCCGGTCTTGCAGTCACGTTTCCGCTGATGAACATCTCAGCGGCCCTAGGCACCCTCGTGGGCGTCGGAGGATCGACCATGATCTCGGTGCTGCTCGGCCAGAAAAACTATGACGTCGCCAACAAGGTCCTCGGCAATGTGGTCAGCCTGAATGTCGCCGTCGGCGTTCTTTTCACCATCCTCACTCTCGCGTTCATCAATCCTATCCTTACATTTTTCGGAGCCAGCGAGAACACACTGCCGTTTGCCAGGGACTACATGACCATAATCGCCATCGGCAACGTGGTCACCCACCTGTATTTCGGACTGAACAGCGTGATCAGGTCGTCCGGAAACCCGAAGCTCGCGATGGGGCTTACCCTGTTTACAGTGATTTCCAACGCCATACTCGACCCGGTAATGATCTATGGACTCGGCATGGGGATCAGGGGCGCCGCGACAGCCACCGTCATCTGCCAGACACTTGCGATGATCTTCACCCTGAAATACTTCCTGAACAAGGAGAGGTTCCTGCACATACCTAAAAAGCTGGTCCTCGATGTCAGGATAGCCAGGGACTCGCTTGCCATAGGCATGGGGCCGTTCCTGATGAATCTCGCCAGCTGCATCGTAGTGCTTTTCATCAACCAGCAGTTGCTCAAGTACGGAGGTGACCTGGCAATCGGAGCATACGGAATAGTCAACAGTATCTCGTTCATGTTCGTAATGACAGTGATGGGCTTCAATCAGGGTATGCAGCCTATCGCCGGCTACAACTACGGAGCGCGGCAGTACTCCAGAGTAAAAGAAGTATATACATTGACAGCCTTCTGGGCGACATTGGTCACCCTTCTCGGCTTCATCATATCAGAATTCCTTTCCGGGCCGGTCGTGTCGATATTCACCCACGACCCGGAGATGAAGAAACTCGCGATAACGGGCATCAGGGCGATGAACGTCGCCTTCCCTATCGTCGGTTTCCAGATGGTCACCACAAACCTTTTCCAGTGTCTTGGAATGGTCCACAAATCCATCTTCCTCTCTCTGTCGAGACAGTTGCTGTTCCTCGTCCCGTGCATCTATATCCTTCCGGGGATTCTCGGTTCGGAGATGGGCGTATGGTACAGCTTCCCTATCTCGGATACCATTGCGGCCGTACTTACGGCTATTCTTGCCGTCGGTCTGATCCGCAAGCTACGTAAACTCAAGGACGGCGACGACCCGTCCATTCTCGGAAGTAAAATCTAAGCGCCATGAATACAATCATCAACATCGGACGCCAGTTCGGCAGCGGAGGAGGCTTCATTGCCAAGGCCATCGGCGAAAAACTCGGAATCAAGGTCTATGACAACGAGCTCATCTCGAAGGCTGCCGAGGAAAGCGGTTTTTCAAAGGATCTCTTCAGGAGAAGCGACGAGAAACGCAGTCTGTTCACCATGTCCACCTTCTTCTCCCCATGGAGATATGAAGTCGGAGAGAACTACGTCAATGATGATGCCCTGTTCAGAATCCAGAGCGACGTGATCCGCGAGATTGCGTCAAAGGATTCGGCAATCATTATCGGACGCTGCTCGGATTACATTCTGAGGGACATGAAATGCCTCGACGTATTCATCAGCGCGCCTCTGGAGTATAGGATAAAGAGGGTCGCCGACCGTGAAAAGATGAGCGAGGACGACGCCAGAGCGCTTATCGCCAAGAAAGACCGCACCCGCGAGACATATTATAACTACTTTACATTCGGTAACTGGGGAGTAGCCTCGAACTACGATCTCTGCATCGATTCGTCAATCCTCGGTATCGAAGGTACGGCTGACATCATTATCGAGGCTGGAAAGAAGATGGGGATCATACAATGAGAAGAGCCCTGATAATGACTCTGTGCCTTGCAGCGGCACTCTTCCTTATAGTCGCTTACCTCTGTTCCGGAGAACAGGTCCAGACGAAAAGCTCGACAGTAGAACTCAACAAAGTACTCACAAACGAAATGTCCGACACCACCTCTCTCGAGAGGATGGAAAGGAAGGTGCGCAATTATATGCAGCAATGGGGGCTCAAAGGCGCCCAGCTTACAATAATGCGCAATGATTCGCTATACTATTCCAAAGGTTTCGGCTGGGCGGACGAGGAGAAGAACGTTAGGATGGAGCCTTCCAACATAATGAGGATGGCTTCCGTCTCGAAGCTGATAACGGCAGCCGGAATAATGGTCCTCCAGGAAAAAGGACTGCTTTCCATAAAGGATACAGTGTTCGGTCCCGACAGGATTCTTTCAGACGACTACTATCTCAGTTCAATCAAGGACAGCAATTATTACAAGATAACGATCGAGGATCTGCTGCGCCACAAGGCCGGATTCAAGACCGGAGGCGGCGACCCCATGTTCTCGACCAGATCGATAAT from Bacteroidales bacterium WCE2008 includes:
- a CDS encoding Cytidylate kinase, yielding MNTIINIGRQFGSGGGFIAKAIGEKLGIKVYDNELISKAAEESGFSKDLFRRSDEKRSLFTMSTFFSPWRYEVGENYVNDDALFRIQSDVIREIASKDSAIIIGRCSDYILRDMKCLDVFISAPLEYRIKRVADREKMSEDDARALIAKKDRTRETYYNYFTFGNWGVASNYDLCIDSSILGIEGTADIIIEAGKKMGIIQ
- a CDS encoding putative efflux protein, MATE family; translated protein: MAAGAIPTKLGTQKISSLLISYAVPGIIAMAASSLYNMVDRAFIGHIEEVGPLAISGLAVTFPLMNISAALGTLVGVGGSTMISVLLGQKNYDVANKVLGNVVSLNVAVGVLFTILTLAFINPILTFFGASENTLPFARDYMTIIAIGNVVTHLYFGLNSVIRSSGNPKLAMGLTLFTVISNAILDPVMIYGLGMGIRGAATATVICQTLAMIFTLKYFLNKERFLHIPKKLVLDVRIARDSLAIGMGPFLMNLASCIVVLFINQQLLKYGGDLAIGAYGIVNSISFMFVMTVMGFNQGMQPIAGYNYGARQYSRVKEVYTLTAFWATLVTLLGFIISEFLSGPVVSIFTHDPEMKKLAITGIRAMNVAFPIVGFQMVTTNLFQCLGMVHKSIFLSLSRQLLFLVPCIYILPGILGSEMGVWYSFPISDTIAAVLTAILAVGLIRKLRKLKDGDDPSILGSKI